The window acataaaaaaaaataaaaaaaaaaacatacaaccgaattgataacctcctcctttgggatttggaagtcggttaaaaataagcaCATACATTATACAAAGGACGTGATTTAAGGAATCCGTGtatcatcattatcatattattttattcaagaAATTCTCATCTTGGGGTTTATCCTGGTTGCATTGTAAGGTATCCCGAGGATTCAAAATCTGATCTGATACTCGAACTATGGGCGAAATTCGGCCACTACTGGTAAACCCTGAGGTATAACTAGGCTTCTGTCGTATGTTGAATCTAGACGGCCGAATATGGACTTTACCAAAACTcggtcatattagccgtagaaccgataactgtcggggtagacgagttctcgagtggagaccgcgcatcggcaaacgtagcttaggacgccctcagactagatgggccgatgaccttcgcaaggcggctggcaagagctagatcagatgatgatgatgatgatgcattcctgttatccctcattagggacatagggctcgcagaagaatTCTCCATTTGTCATGATCTTGAGCGGCTTcttccagctctttccagccGAGTCCAGTTGAGCCAGCCTCTTTCTCAACTGATCGCCTCCATGTAGTACAAGGCCTCCCCGACCGCCTACTGCCGGCCGCATGCCAGCGGAGACCCTGCTTGGCCAGATGGCTGTCCGGCCTACGGAGTACGTGTCCGATCCAGCGCCATTTCCTTTCGAGGATTTCCCTTCCTATGGGCTTCTGTTCCGTCATCTGCCATAGTCTGACGTTTGAGATGGTTCGTGGCCAGTAGATCCCTAGAATGCGTCGCAGGCATTTGTTTACGAACACCTAGAGCTagatcagagttgccgcaaatcgtgctcaatggcgtgcaataggagaggcctatgtccagcagtggacgagagtaggctgatgatgatgaaaactcGGCTGAATTGTTCTCTTCATTTATAACAAATTATCAATCAATCATGTTTTTCCGCAGTCAACGGCTCCGACGTGATCGTCCGCGGCTGCGCAGCGGGCCGTACCAACGAAACATGCGACTTGTTCGGGCTGACCTCCTGCTCCTTCTGTTCTTCGGACAAATGCAACGCGGCTGGCTCTATACATGCGTCGGCTGCTGTTTTAGCTGTAGCAATTTCCGCGTATATAGTTAAGGGCTTTTAAAGTCGCCACGTAACGTGCTGATGAGACTCGAACAAGTCTTTTTTATGAGCCGCAtgacggctcggccacgacaatGAGCGACTTGCGAAGGCGGCAACGACAACCATaagtgggaacgaaaggtccgatcgctgtgtctcactacgacctatggttatcgctgccgccgtcgcaagtcacTCAATGTGTGGCCCAGCCATGAGGCATACTTGAGGCTTCACGTAAAATTcggatggcgactgcagcaacgaTACGGCTGCTTGAAATGGGCGAGTGTACTGTCCATATCCTTGATAAATTGAGTGACAGATtgaacatatacatatacacgtACACCGATCGAgttgcaaaattgcatggaaaCATTATTAATGGAATTCATTCATGAAATGGCAATGCACTTTTGCTAAATGGCAAGGACATATTATGAATGTAACTCATTCATAAAGAACATTTACGGTGATGTCTCATTGCAAGGGAAACTGGAATAGTAACGTTGCTGCGGTCGCAATCCTAATATGCCTTGATGTGaacttacaaatttaaataatgtctacTTCGTGTCTTTTTGACACTGTTCGGTACAACTCGCTCGCTTTTGTATATCGATGAGAGCAAGTTCCGTTGCGAGTTATTAACATAACATCAGCAGATTTTAAATTCTTTCGTATGCTACTCCTATTACCATACATGCaataggggcccactgattaactgtaagccggacggtatcagcctgtcagttgttcgtaaCTGTAAAAATTTTGTCCTAGCTGAGAGGCCGATCCGTCCGGCGaattgttaatcagtgggccaatGCATAACTGCCATAAGTGATATTAAAActtattaaattgtttaaagtACTTATGAAAATGTAATATTACGAGTAActatctaaaggatgactcacgttagaccgggccgtgtccgggacggagcttccggagcattgttttctatggaacacatcacgtgatcacctgtcatgtcatagaaaagtaagcgccggaagctccggcccggacacggcccggtctaacgtgagtcacccttaatGCCACTTACGGTTGTTATGTGCGGTAGGGCAGAATATCTAATAATTGTGTACTAAAGCAcaaaataactaatagtactaccgagTTTGATTTGAGCCACCTGCCATTGCCATAGCTCTTAATATCATTAACATATAAGAAGTCCTGTGACATAATTAAATACTTAGATAGATAAAATACTCTTTAAATTTGCACACCTTAgtcaaatacataaatataacttAAGTAACAACAATATAGTAAAGATAGAGGCAGACAAGACGCGGTCTTACCGGTAAAGagagatctcttccagacaacctaaataaataaatagtagaaTAGATTTTAAGTGAAGTTTTCAGGCAACGCGATAGCTTATCGCtaagaaataaaattttaccaacattgagtTGCGTTTTTTCCACCATTTTCCCTGTAGCCCATatcaacaaaataataaataaactgtaATAGGTTATTGTTaatagtgatgtattattatgaTTCACCCGTTCAAAAACCCTTTGACGCTGGTCATCTCATAATTGTCaattatatacaatacaatctGACCAGTTAACATATATATCAACTGGACGATAATTACTCTCCATTAGTCGAGCCAAATAGTCCAACGTATAACGTCAACATGGAGAAATCCTTgtgtttgtttctttttttgtgTAGTGCTTTATTGGAAGGTCagtaagtattataaatattacagaAAAATAATGTAACAGTATTTTTAATCCATGTTCAAGTACGACATAAGGATAAAGAATGTCCCAAACCACTCGACCTAGGTACTTGAATGTGTTAGGAGTAAATAATGTTAAAATAccaaatagcaaaatcaaatttgtAAGTACCTTGTATGTAAATGGCGCCTCAGCATGGAGTAGATTTTTGTGACTATGAAAGTATaatcatttaataaaataattggtCGCCTACATGATATAcctacacggtggctaaaaaataactgcttgTCCGTATTGCTCGTTGTcagggaggttttaggatttcggggttggtcccatagtaaaagttgctcagtataataccAAAACTTCCCTGGCAACGGCATTTTTAAGCTCCTAGTTGGAGCTTCGGGAACAATCGGGATGTTGTACCTATTATACTTAATGGTAATCACACTAGTGAAAAGTTGAAAACGCGTTTGCTTACAATGCTTACActaataatacatacataacCGTGAGTAAGAAAAGCGCGACGCACtgacaaaaaaccgggcaagtgcgatcgtactcgcgcacgaagggttccgtactataaagcaaaaaaaaaaacggaaaaaaatgcaaaaagaaaacggtcacccatccaagtactgaccacgcccgacgttgcttaactttggtcaaaaatcacgtttgctgtatgggagccccacttaaatctttattttattctgtttttagtatttgttgttaagtatagcggcaacagaaatacatcatctgtgaaaatttcaactgtctagctatcacggttcgtgagataggtacagcctggtgacagacagacggacggacggacagcgaagtcttagtaatagggtcccgttttaccctttgggtacggaaccctaaaaatagggtTTCGCCAGgcttggctcactccgcgatttcgtcgctttgctacaggtagctaaaagtccatccgttcgaccccaattttgtggtttgccataagccacgcgtggcgctgtcaccacctagcggccatatctgtgctgatcgtgacagacgcgttttgttagagagtgagtcttctgtaactagtactattatttattctgtggtttcgCTCAATGCAGTCCTTGTTAATCGGAAATACCTTTCACGTATATTGtatcaaaaacttattttttcagTGCAATGTTTAGAATGCTACATCTGCGATAACTGCCCGAAAGCCAAACTAGATGAAATACAGACTTGTGGGCCTACTACAATTACTAAGCCATCGACTACGACAACGGAATCTCCAGCCACCACAACAGTTACGACAAAACTTTCAACCACTTCTGCATCAACCACACTTAAATTTACAACAGAAGCTATATCGGAATTTACAACTATTTCCTCAAAAATTCCTACAGAAGCTATAACTACGTCCACGACGACGACAGAAGCTGCTACTACGACAGAAATAAGACCTACTTCCACAGAATCCACTACTTCAACAGTAGAATTATCAACAGCTGCGTTGATACCTACGAATACTCCAATGATAATCCCCGCAGATGATATAACCTCTTCTACAGTCACAACAATAACCATTTCTGATTTTCCAAGCACCGCCACAGAATTTCAACAAATCACAACACCCACAGAGGCTTCAATCTCGTCAGCGTTACTGACTAAACCAAACATAACAGACGCTACGACACGTTCTACAACGACTATGGAACCTACAATACTTAAAGAATCAATATCGGAGCCCGTAATCAGTACCATAACAACGAAAGAAGATTCTGATCCAACAGACAGCACAGTTTCATTTATTTCTACGTTACCTACCACAACGGCAGTGCCTTTTGCAACTTTTCCTGTGACAAAACCTACAATACAGACGTTTTCAAAATTACCTATGTTAACCGAACAGAACATGGAATCTACAATACAAAATATTCCAGCACTGTCATTGGCACAACCTATAAGCACATTCACCAAATCTGCACCAAATATATCTACTATAGATGCTGCAATTTCTCAGGAGTCTacagtaaataatataaaacctGACAAAGAAGCAAACGTGCCATACAGTTCTAGGAGAATGAGGTCCTCATCCGAAGCTTGTGCTTGCAAAAGCGTAAGTAAATATTATGGTTATTCTTTGTTGCTACACACATAcaaaaattattgaattttattttattttatttattacgtaTGTTTctgacttttttttattgtttttgttgaATGCTGAATTCACGTCAAAAAGTAAAACAGCTTAAATGGAAAAGGTAATGAATTACCGACTACTTAACTAAATATAAGGCCATCACTTTAAAGCCTTCATTAGCAGTCACAAAAGGCCCTATCCTATAGGATCCTATCTTCACCTAAAGATTTTTAAGTCTGTCAAGCAgttttagaaatcataacataatttttggaaaatttaaaaaaaaaattaattccttTATGAAGTTGGTTAGGTAATCAAATTAGTATAATGAGAGttcaatattatattaattgcAACGATTTTTAAACGATACTGCAATAACTTGTCTAGCCAACCGTCTAGATCAAGCACAACTTGTGTAATTTACATACAAATGTTGTCTGCGTGAATCAGATAATCGATATTAGAATTTGTGACGATAGAGTTCGCCGCGCTTGATATCTTACGAACGTCATCGCTATACTCATCAATAACgacgaaactcatttattttgtattaaaaccAACTCCATAAACGAACAAAAACTTACCTAACTTAACCTCAAACATTTCCATTTAGTGGAGAGATGATAAGAAAAACCTAACATATATGTAGTTTAAACATTTTACCTACTATGGATTTCAAGGGACCGAGCCTTACTTCCgttttatagtcgcaccaataaaagtctgcagcggatttgatagcccacgcagtgtaagtgttatttatacgtcataatttcatagaagtttgacgtttaaaatgacacttgcactgcgtgggctatcaaaatcgctgcagactttttacggtctaactatagcgTATTTGTTATATCAAGGAGCAAACTAGAAAAAGAATTACGCGTCATGTTATAAATCTTACACATTCTATTATGTTACAGTTGCCTTTATTATAATGTCCATGCCTGCTcaatagtaggtattttcacaTAAGTAATTATGCTTGAACCAAACCTTACTTTTCTATCAATTCTAATCACCATCGTCAATATAATGACAAATGCAGCGAACcgatatatgcgttcactggacAAATGTAATTATTGCAGGGAGAAAAATGTGACTGTTTGACCCATCAAAGAACGAAAAGATACACTTTGAGAGGACTGGGCCTGTCGAAGGAAGCTGTCAAGTACGTTTGCTTCGTGGATAAATATAAAGGTAAGTACGAACTTCTGTATTTATGTTAAAGCCGTACCCTCAGATCATATAAATTAACTTTTTCTATGATCTGAAGCCCTACCTTACGCCCTAAGTAAACGTGTGTGAATGACGTAAGAAtcgctttttgtttttttttgtatgtccTACTTGTATCGTGATTAGCGCTGAATGTAACCCATTCAGCGATAATcacgatactttgtcgttttgCCTCTACGAAGCATTTTCGCTACATACCGGGAAATccatgttatcggctacgacCGTAGCTCAgcggtgaatgtgttaatagcggaagcagttataaagttgacccaaaaattttttattaagctatgagcttcatcacatatgttccttgagtaattctaagcatttcaagcctgggagccaataagaaatgtgtgtctactcggatttgtaatggattcaaactttcaacccctttttaaccctgttaggggatgaattttacaaaacgctgaaattacttttcctgtcttttaataatatccccaaatacaaagattcaagtcccgcgttcgaaaatttttttgatatccatacaaactttcaactcctttttcaccaccttaggggatgaattttcaaaaacgctgaaattagttttcttgtattttaataatatatcgttttacgaagtttcaaattcctagcttaaaataaaacttgaaccccatacaaactttcatcccctttttaacccccttaggggttgaatttctcaaaatcgcttcttatctcttgtacactttataaatgtaatctagtgtgcaaatttcaactttctatcttttgtagtttcagctccgcgtagcaaaaatctccaaccaaatttttcacctttttacgtttttcttgtaaaattactatgaaattgaaaaaacaaatatcagcaatgaattctacgtctttggtttatacgaaaatgataccaaacttgccctagtacccaccaggatcagagtagattttttttaaagatgacggatggcggccgtctttgtaccccaccctcccccccacttcacgctagaaatgcttagaattactcaaatatcagatgtgatgaagctcatagcttaataaaatttttttgggtcatgtatggcagcgttacataactgactccagtataatgTATTGCCTGCTGTTTGTGTTAATCGCCGAAGTTTTGAAAATTAAACACACGAGAGGAATGAACTTTGTTTGGAAATTTCTAATGAATTTTTGGCTACTCAACACTTTAGCGTACCTATTCCAAACAATATCACTGAGACCGTTATTtggctttcaaaattttatcACTTCAGTAATCATtcagttctaaattcaaaaaaattctTCAGTAAAAATAATTGCCATTTCAGTAAATGAGACGGAGATCGTGAAAAGAGGATGTGCCATCAAGGAAGCAGACGAAAAAACTTTGTGCACGAAGTTGGGCTTCGGAGGTGACTGTAAGATCTGCGACACCCATCAGTGCAACGGTGCTACCGTCATACAAGCTTCTATATTGTTAATGTTTAGTCTAATCTTCATttgataagatttttttttatgttctgCTGCTACAATAaatgctatttatttattttatccgcATAAAATGATAACATCCGTTCGTTCTTCAAAATGCAACGATCTCATATTAGTTAAAATTTCCTAAAAGGACATTTTTCAAAGGTCTTCTTCTTGTTCGGGACACTCTTGAGTCAAGagtcttgacagagcggtcgtggtcatcattggaagtctccctttgtgacacgtttcacggctcgcctccactcctccctagggaatgcaaatcggttattttttgtatggtaataaccgcggtttcggttaataaccgattatttccatacaaaaagtaaccgaaaataaccgatttgcattccctactcctccctgacggctgcgcgtttagcgcatttGTGCAAGGGACCGCCCATTGCTGCCTTTACttggtccgtccacctcatgggcgaccttcctcgcgctcgggtaccttctactctgccctgcaccaccagtcgctctatggataCATCTCTTTTTCAAAGGTAGCCTCGTATTATATTGGAATACAATAATTTTTTTAAGGGCTTTCAAACTTCGTATAGACAAATGTCATGCGTTGTAAAATTACTCACAAATTATGAAATTCTTGATGATCATGTAGAATATATGACAACCAACATACAAATCAACGCgtacgaagtcgcgggcaacagctagttagtCCTAACTAATTGCATTATACTCCAATCCGTTGCAGGCTTGATGATTAATAATAAAAGTCGGTTAAGTACCTagagcacagattatataattagaGTATCGCCGTCTAATAAGAAAAAACACTAGTACAATTATTCCTAATAATCTATTGCTGgaatatttattacttaagtaTAACGATATGCAGGAAAATGTGGCAAtgcattgtattatttatatagCCTTTGCGTACTTTTACGAAATGACGgaaataggtaagtaggtattgcAAACCTAAGGACGTTTTTTCAGTCTGTCTATTCATCCGTGTCAGTAAAGAACttgaaaatactatattttaagTACC of the Cydia fagiglandana chromosome 17, ilCydFagi1.1, whole genome shotgun sequence genome contains:
- the LOC134672875 gene encoding mucin-2-like, translating into MFKTGVFLSVIFAVIFRANSLQCYVCYDCEQLSDDYLTSCDSLLSTTTTSTSTTSTTQPTSTSTSTSTSTSTTSSSTANSTESTTSNSTTTTEATNSSSESTTTPTTNTTTTTGAPQLEVSNFAETANTTWECVKGTISVNGSDVIVRGCAAGRTNETCDLFGLTSCSFCSSDKCNAAGSIHASAAVLAVAISAYIVKGFSSQIVQRITSTWRNPCVCFFFCVVLYWKVMQCLECYICDNCPKAKLDEIQTCGPTTITKPSTTTTESPATTTVTTKLSTTSASTTLKFTTEAISEFTTISSKIPTEAITTSTTTTEAATTTEIRPTSTESTTSTVELSTAALIPTNTPMIIPADDITSSTVTTITISDFPSTATEFQQITTPTEASISSALLTKPNITDATTRSTTTMEPTILKESISEPVISTITTKEDSDPTDSTVSFISTLPTTTAVPFATFPVTKPTIQTFSKLPMLTEQNMESTIQNIPALSLAQPISTFTKSAPNISTIDAAISQESTVNNIKPDKEANVPYSSRRMRSSSEACACKSGEKCDCLTHQRTKRYTLRGLGLSKEAVKYVCFVDKYKVNETEIVKRGCAIKEADEKTLCTKLGFGGDCKICDTHQCNGATVIQASILLMFSLIFI